In Pseudoxanthomonas sp., one genomic interval encodes:
- the tmk gene encoding dTMP kinase: protein MTEALLSQPRLITLEGGEGAGKTSAITAIRDRLLAAGHDVVLTREPGGTPLAERIRELLLGAQDEPLAAETELLLMFASRAQHVRDVVRPALRRGAFVISDRFTDSSYAYQGAGRGLDPEWIAALERRAVGLKPGLTLLLDLDVREGRARTAGRDLWPDRIESEQDDFFERVRAGFRARAAAEPKRFRVIDAAQPPADVGAAVDAAISAYLRTLTDSDLA, encoded by the coding sequence ATGACCGAGGCGCTGCTGTCGCAGCCGCGGCTGATCACGCTGGAGGGGGGCGAAGGCGCCGGCAAGACCAGCGCCATCACCGCCATCCGCGACCGGCTGCTGGCCGCCGGCCATGACGTGGTGCTGACGCGCGAGCCCGGCGGCACGCCGCTGGCCGAGAGGATCCGCGAACTGCTGCTGGGTGCGCAGGACGAGCCGCTCGCCGCCGAGACCGAACTGCTGCTGATGTTCGCCTCGCGCGCGCAGCACGTGCGCGACGTGGTACGTCCGGCATTGCGGCGCGGTGCGTTCGTCATCAGCGACCGCTTCACCGATTCCAGCTATGCCTACCAGGGCGCAGGTCGCGGACTGGATCCGGAATGGATCGCCGCGCTGGAACGCCGTGCGGTGGGGCTGAAGCCGGGCCTGACCCTGCTGCTGGATCTCGACGTGCGCGAAGGGCGTGCGCGGACCGCCGGCCGTGACCTGTGGCCGGACCGCATCGAAAGCGAGCAGGACGATTTCTTCGAGCGCGTGCGGGCGGGCTTCCGCGCGCGCGCCGCCGCCGAGCCGAAGCGCTTCCGCGTGATCGATGCCGCGCAGCCGCCCGCCGATGTCGGCGCGGCCGTCGATGCGGCGATCAGTGCCTATCTGCGTACCCTGACCGACAGCGACCTGGCATGA
- the fabF gene encoding beta-ketoacyl-ACP synthase II produces MSQRRRVVVTGMGLVSPLGNDMASSWDGIVNGRSGLGPITTFDTEGYSTKIAGEIRGFDPTAFVPPKDVKKMDSFIHYGLAASLMAMDDAGLDVTEANAERIGAIIGAGIGGILGIEETAVKLHEGGPRKISPFYIPSTIINMLPGHLSIMKGLKGPGYSAVSACATSNHSIGIAMRTIQYGDADVMIAGGAERGSSPTSVGGFCAMKAMSTRNDDPARASRPWDKDRDGFVLGDGAGILVLEEYEHAKARGARIYCELAGFGASQDAFHMTAPSENGEGPARCMLSALKDAGLNADQVEYLNAHGTSTPLGDLAETLAMKRALGDHAYRIMVSSTKSMTGHLLGAAGGAEAIFSVLALHHGIIPPTINLDEPGEGCDLDYVPNVAREKKIDVAVSNGFGFGGTNGTLVFKRI; encoded by the coding sequence ATGAGCCAGCGTCGTCGCGTCGTCGTCACCGGCATGGGCCTGGTGTCCCCCCTGGGCAATGACATGGCCAGCAGCTGGGACGGCATCGTCAACGGACGTTCGGGCCTGGGCCCGATCACCACCTTCGATACCGAGGGCTACAGCACCAAGATCGCAGGCGAGATCCGCGGTTTCGATCCCACGGCCTTCGTTCCGCCGAAGGACGTGAAGAAGATGGACTCGTTCATCCATTACGGCCTGGCCGCATCGCTGATGGCGATGGACGACGCCGGGCTGGACGTCACCGAAGCCAATGCCGAGCGCATCGGCGCCATCATCGGCGCCGGCATCGGCGGCATCCTCGGCATCGAGGAAACCGCGGTGAAGCTGCACGAAGGGGGCCCGCGCAAGATTTCCCCGTTCTACATCCCCAGCACCATCATCAACATGCTGCCGGGCCACCTGAGCATCATGAAGGGACTCAAGGGTCCCGGTTATTCGGCGGTGTCGGCCTGCGCCACCTCCAACCATTCGATCGGCATCGCCATGCGCACCATCCAGTACGGCGATGCCGACGTGATGATCGCCGGCGGCGCCGAGCGCGGTTCGTCGCCGACCTCGGTGGGCGGTTTCTGCGCGATGAAGGCCATGTCCACCCGCAACGACGATCCCGCGCGCGCATCGCGCCCGTGGGACAAGGACCGCGACGGCTTCGTGCTGGGCGACGGCGCCGGCATCCTGGTGCTGGAGGAATACGAGCACGCCAAGGCGCGCGGCGCGCGCATCTACTGCGAACTGGCCGGCTTCGGCGCGTCGCAGGACGCGTTCCACATGACCGCACCCAGCGAGAACGGCGAAGGCCCGGCGCGCTGCATGCTGTCGGCGCTGAAGGATGCAGGCCTCAACGCGGACCAGGTCGAGTATCTCAATGCGCACGGCACCTCCACGCCGCTGGGCGACCTGGCCGAAACGCTGGCGATGAAGCGCGCGCTGGGCGACCACGCGTACAGGATCATGGTCAGCTCCACCAAGTCGATGACCGGCCACCTGCTGGGCGCGGCGGGTGGTGCGGAAGCCATCTTCTCCGTGCTGGCCCTCCACCACGGCATCATTCCGCCGACCATCAACCTGGACGAGCCGGGCGAGGGCTGCGATCTCGACTACGTGCCCAACGTGGCGCGCGAGAAGAAGATCGATGTGGCGGTATCCAACGGTTTCGGGTTCGGCGGCACCAACGGCACGCTGGTATTCAAGCGTATCTGA
- the acpP gene encoding acyl carrier protein has translation MSSIEERVKKIVVEQLGVKEEEVTTSASFVDDLGADSLDTVELVMALEEEFECEIPDEEAEKITSVQQAIDYVKAHVKA, from the coding sequence ATGAGCAGCATCGAAGAACGCGTCAAGAAAATCGTCGTCGAACAACTCGGCGTGAAGGAAGAGGAAGTCACCACCAGCGCATCGTTCGTCGATGACCTGGGCGCCGACTCGCTGGACACCGTTGAACTGGTGATGGCGCTGGAAGAAGAGTTCGAGTGCGAGATTCCGGACGAGGAAGCCGAGAAGATCACTTCGGTGCAGCAGGCCATCGACTACGTCAAGGCGCACGTCAAGGCGTAA
- the mltG gene encoding endolytic transglycosylase MltG gives MASALKRGCRFIVITFVLLLVLAAGAAFWLWQGHRGFADAPIGGVAADTTVEVARGDAFPTVLRKLREKGVSHGTDLQWRLLARRTDTASQLKVGEYALDPSLTPRELLRRMREGRTLQYRFTIVEGWNIRQLRAALRDATPLQQKTADLSDAELMAALGHEGQHPEGRFLPETYVYTRSETDLDVLKRAYGAMEKAVDAAWADRAQDIPLQSAEEALILASIIEKETGIAEERPAIAGVFARRLKIGMPLQTDPTVIYGIGSSYDGNIRRRDLTTDTPYNTYTRKGLTPTPIAMPGVDALKAAVNPADGSALYFVAVGDGSGRHIFSATLAEHNAAVARYLVTRRETLRKAEAP, from the coding sequence GTGGCGTCAGCACTCAAGCGCGGTTGCCGCTTCATCGTCATCACCTTCGTCCTGCTGCTGGTCCTGGCGGCGGGCGCGGCGTTCTGGCTGTGGCAGGGCCATCGCGGTTTCGCGGACGCGCCCATCGGCGGCGTGGCGGCCGACACCACCGTCGAAGTGGCGCGTGGTGATGCCTTCCCGACCGTGTTGCGCAAGCTGCGCGAAAAAGGGGTTTCGCACGGCACCGACCTGCAGTGGCGACTGCTGGCTCGCCGGACCGATACCGCCAGCCAGCTCAAGGTGGGCGAGTACGCGCTGGATCCGTCGCTGACGCCGCGCGAACTGCTGCGGCGCATGCGCGAGGGCCGCACCCTGCAGTACCGCTTCACCATCGTCGAAGGCTGGAACATCCGCCAACTGCGCGCCGCGCTACGCGATGCCACGCCGCTGCAGCAGAAGACCGCGGATCTGAGTGATGCCGAGCTGATGGCGGCGCTGGGCCATGAAGGCCAGCATCCGGAGGGCCGCTTCCTGCCCGAGACCTACGTCTACACGCGCAGCGAAACCGATCTGGATGTGCTGAAGCGTGCATATGGCGCCATGGAGAAGGCGGTCGACGCCGCCTGGGCCGACCGCGCACAGGACATCCCGCTGCAGTCGGCCGAAGAAGCGCTGATCCTGGCGTCGATCATCGAGAAGGAAACCGGCATCGCCGAAGAGCGTCCGGCCATCGCCGGCGTGTTCGCGCGGCGCCTGAAGATCGGCATGCCGTTGCAGACCGATCCCACAGTCATTTACGGCATCGGCAGCAGTTACGACGGCAATATCCGTCGTCGCGACCTGACCACGGACACGCCGTACAACACCTACACCCGCAAGGGCCTGACGCCCACGCCCATCGCCATGCCCGGCGTGGATGCGCTGAAGGCGGCGGTGAATCCGGCCGACGGCAGCGCGCTGTACTTCGTCGCGGTGGGCGATGGCAGCGGGCGGCACATCTTCTCCGCCACGCTGGCCGAGCACAACGCGGCCGTGGCGCGCTACCTGGTGACGCGCCGCGAAACGCTGCGCAAGGCGGAAGCGCCATGA
- the fabG gene encoding 3-oxoacyl-ACP reductase FabG encodes MSKPLQGEIALVTGASRGIGAAIADELAAQGATVIGTATTASGAQAIGERLAAAGGHGRELNVTDPAAVDALIDAVTKEFGGISILINNAGITRDNLLMRMKDEDWQAILDTNLTSVYRTSKAVMRGMMKARKGRIINIASVIGVTGNAGQANYAAAKAGIIAFSKSLAKEIGSRGVTVNVVAPGFIATDMTRDLPEETKTALAGQIALGRLGEPTDIANAVAFLAGPAAGYITGETLHVNGGMYMP; translated from the coding sequence ATGAGCAAGCCCCTGCAGGGTGAAATCGCACTGGTCACCGGCGCCAGCCGTGGCATCGGCGCCGCCATCGCCGACGAACTGGCCGCGCAGGGCGCGACCGTCATCGGCACCGCGACCACGGCCTCGGGCGCTCAGGCCATCGGCGAGCGGCTTGCCGCTGCCGGCGGCCACGGGCGCGAACTGAATGTCACCGATCCGGCCGCGGTCGACGCGCTGATCGATGCCGTCACCAAGGAATTCGGCGGCATCTCCATCCTCATCAACAATGCCGGCATCACCCGCGACAACCTGCTGATGCGGATGAAGGACGAGGACTGGCAGGCCATCCTCGATACCAATCTCACCAGCGTCTACCGCACGTCGAAGGCGGTGATGCGCGGCATGATGAAGGCCCGCAAGGGCCGCATCATCAACATCGCCTCGGTGATCGGCGTGACCGGCAATGCGGGTCAGGCGAACTACGCCGCCGCCAAGGCCGGCATCATCGCGTTCTCCAAGTCGCTGGCGAAGGAGATCGGCAGCCGTGGCGTGACCGTCAACGTCGTCGCTCCCGGCTTCATCGCCACCGACATGACCAGGGACCTGCCGGAAGAGACCAAGACCGCGCTCGCCGGCCAGATCGCGCTGGGCCGCCTGGGCGAGCCGACCGACATCGCGAACGCGGTGGCCTTCCTTGCCGGCCCTGCCGCCGGCTACATCACCGGCGAAACCCTGCACGTCAACGGCGGCATGTACATGCCCTAA
- a CDS encoding aminodeoxychorismate synthase component I, translating into MIETRALPADTDLLALHRQDPQRYPVLLESVASGTAQGRWDFLLVSDGTGLRLDADGLTRDLQGTVEPGDFLAVLDRHWQAQRVPREEPRWPFRGGWALLLAYELAQQVEPVLQLPQAPATQPVALALRCPAAVLRDRSTGDCVVVAEAGQGELIARTAVDIARAADMPPLPGWRPPARIDEDEPSRFTAGVQRILDYLRAGDIFQVNLSRAWRARFDMPLDPAALYARLRTANPAPFAGLFATPHWTVVSSSPERLVSVRGEVVETRPIAGTRPRFEGDDDAARIRELVGHPKERAEHVMLIDLERNDLGRVCTPGSVQVDELMTVESYAHVHHIVSNVRGHLRSDATPGEVIRATFPGGTITGCPKVRCMQIIAELEQVPRGAYTGAFGWLNRDGDLDLNILIRSAEVMADGTGSVARFRTGAGIVADSVADKELDETRAKARGVLRALEG; encoded by the coding sequence ATGATCGAAACCCGCGCACTCCCCGCCGACACCGACCTGCTGGCCCTGCATCGCCAGGATCCGCAGCGCTATCCCGTGTTGCTGGAGTCGGTCGCTTCCGGCACGGCGCAGGGACGCTGGGATTTCCTGCTGGTGTCGGATGGCACCGGCCTGAGGCTGGACGCCGACGGCCTCACCCGTGATCTTCAGGGCACGGTGGAGCCCGGCGATTTCCTGGCCGTGCTCGACCGCCACTGGCAGGCGCAGCGGGTCCCCCGCGAGGAACCGCGCTGGCCGTTCCGCGGTGGCTGGGCGTTGCTGCTGGCCTATGAGCTGGCGCAACAGGTGGAACCGGTACTGCAGCTTCCGCAGGCCCCCGCGACGCAGCCCGTTGCGCTGGCTCTGCGATGTCCTGCCGCCGTCCTGCGCGATCGCAGCACCGGCGATTGCGTCGTGGTGGCGGAAGCGGGGCAGGGCGAGCTGATCGCGCGCACCGCGGTCGACATCGCACGCGCTGCCGACATGCCACCGCTACCCGGCTGGCGACCGCCTGCGCGCATCGACGAAGACGAACCGTCGCGCTTCACCGCCGGCGTCCAGCGCATCCTCGATTACCTGCGCGCCGGCGATATCTTCCAGGTCAATCTGTCGCGTGCCTGGCGAGCGCGCTTCGATATGCCCCTGGATCCGGCCGCGCTGTATGCGCGACTGCGCACCGCCAATCCCGCACCGTTCGCGGGCCTGTTCGCCACGCCGCACTGGACCGTGGTCAGTTCGTCGCCGGAACGGCTGGTGTCGGTGCGTGGCGAGGTCGTGGAAACCCGCCCCATCGCCGGCACGCGCCCGCGCTTCGAGGGCGACGACGATGCCGCCCGCATCCGCGAACTCGTCGGCCACCCGAAGGAGCGCGCCGAGCACGTCATGCTGATCGATCTGGAACGCAACGACCTGGGCCGCGTCTGCACGCCCGGCAGCGTGCAGGTGGACGAACTGATGACGGTCGAGAGCTACGCGCACGTGCACCACATCGTCAGCAACGTGCGCGGCCACCTGCGCAGCGACGCGACGCCGGGCGAGGTCATCCGCGCCACCTTCCCCGGCGGCACCATCACCGGCTGTCCCAAGGTGCGCTGCATGCAGATCATCGCCGAACTGGAACAGGTGCCGCGCGGCGCCTATACCGGCGCGTTCGGCTGGCTCAACCGGGACGGCGACCTGGACCTGAACATCCTGATCCGCAGCGCCGAGGTCATGGCCGACGGCACCGGCAGCGTGGCCCGCTTCCGCACCGGGGCCGGCATCGTCGCCGATTCCGTGGCGGACAAGGAACTGGACGAGACCCGCGCCAAGGCCCGCGGCGTGCTGCGGGCGCTGGAAGGCTGA